From a region of the Syngnathoides biaculeatus isolate LvHL_M chromosome 2, ASM1980259v1, whole genome shotgun sequence genome:
- the LOC133496681 gene encoding rho-related GTP-binding protein RhoA-D-like translates to MAAIRKKLVIVGDGACGKTCLLIVFSKDQFPEVYVPTVFENYVADIEVDGKQVELALWDTAGQEDYDRLRPLSYPDTDVILMCFSVDSPDSLENIPEKWTPEVKHFCPNVPIILVGNKKDLRNDEHTRRELVKMKQEPVRCEDGKEMANRISAYGYQECSAKTKDGVREVFEMATRAALQAKKRDKKSICLLL, encoded by the exons ATGGCTGCTATTAGGAAGAAGTTGGTCATAGTTGGAGATGGAGCTTGTGGGAAAACCTGTCTGCTCATCGTCTTCAGTAAGGACCAGTTCCCGGAGGTCTACGTCCCCACTGTGTTTGAGAACTATGTGGCAGACATTGAAGTGGATGGCAAACAG GTAGAACTAGCACTTTGGGATACAGCAGGTCAGGAAGACTACGACCGACTGAGGCCGCTCTCCTACCCCGACACTGATGTTATTCTCATGTGTTTCTCCGTAGACAGTCCAGACAGTTTAG AGAACATCCCAGAAAAGTGGACACCAGAAGTGAAACATTTCTGCCCAAATGTTCCCATCATTCTTGTGGGTAACAAAAAAGATCTGCGCAATGATGAGCACACCAGACGGGAGcttgtgaaaatgaaacaa GAGCCAGTTCGATGTGAAGATGGCAAAGAGATGGCGAACCGCATCAGTGCCTATGGCTACCAGGAGTGCTCTGCCAAAACCAAAGATGGTGTGCGGGAAGTCTTCGAGATGGCAACTCGAGCAGCGTTACAGGCTAAGAAACGTGACAAGAAGTCCATCTGTCTTCTTTTGTAG